The proteins below come from a single Isoptericola dokdonensis DS-3 genomic window:
- a CDS encoding NAD(P)H-hydrate epimerase: MIRAWSATDVRAAEEPLLAAGVPLMERAAFALATTVLADLRARRRSVRGAHVVVLAGAGNNGGDALHAGAHLARRGLAVVAVLAAERVHDGGLAALRAAGGRTVDVASDAGRVRSVVHDVAGADVVLDGLVGIGACGPLRGTGGDVVRALVADGLPGVPGDATGGPADHGPVTGRPWVVAVDVPSGIGVDDGTVPGPVLRADRTVTFGAAKPGLLLPPAAHLVGDISVVDIGLHLAGAPAVRRLAAEDVAAAWPVPGPADHKYTRGVVGVVAGTATYPGAAVLATTAAARTGAGMVRYRGSDVVARAVLAARPEVVTAPGRVQSWVVGPGVPPAADDADDGQTARGRAGLAAARGELAGLSRGPVPAVLDAGGLGLVEERCPPWFVLTPHAGELRTVLRRHGVDVHRADVEAEPLRWTRRAHELTGATVLLKGAVTVVVGPGVVYAQADAPAWLGTAGAGDVLAGILGAMLAGRAAAVVADPALAAEVAAAAALVHGLAAERATPGGPVTALDVADAVPGTVADLLTLRAAP, from the coding sequence ATGATCCGTGCCTGGTCCGCGACCGACGTCCGCGCCGCCGAGGAGCCGCTGCTGGCCGCGGGGGTGCCGCTCATGGAGAGGGCCGCGTTCGCGCTGGCGACCACGGTCCTGGCGGACCTGCGGGCCCGACGACGGTCCGTCCGCGGCGCGCACGTGGTCGTCCTGGCGGGGGCGGGCAACAACGGCGGCGACGCGCTGCACGCGGGCGCGCACCTCGCGCGCCGCGGGCTGGCGGTCGTCGCGGTCCTGGCGGCCGAGCGGGTGCACGACGGCGGGCTCGCCGCGCTGCGCGCCGCCGGCGGGCGCACGGTGGACGTCGCCTCCGATGCCGGACGGGTCCGGTCCGTGGTCCATGACGTCGCCGGGGCCGACGTCGTGCTCGACGGGCTCGTCGGGATCGGTGCGTGCGGGCCGCTGCGGGGGACGGGGGGCGACGTCGTGCGAGCCCTGGTCGCCGACGGGCTGCCCGGCGTGCCCGGCGACGCGACGGGTGGCCCCGCTGACCATGGCCCGGTGACCGGCAGGCCCTGGGTCGTGGCGGTCGACGTCCCGTCCGGGATCGGCGTCGACGACGGCACCGTCCCCGGTCCCGTGCTGCGCGCCGACCGGACGGTGACCTTCGGCGCCGCCAAGCCCGGGCTCCTGCTGCCCCCGGCCGCGCACCTGGTGGGCGACATCAGCGTCGTCGACATCGGGCTGCACCTGGCGGGTGCCCCGGCCGTGCGGCGGCTCGCCGCCGAGGACGTCGCGGCCGCCTGGCCCGTCCCCGGCCCCGCGGACCACAAGTACACGCGCGGCGTCGTCGGCGTCGTCGCCGGGACCGCCACCTATCCCGGGGCGGCCGTGCTCGCGACCACCGCCGCCGCCCGCACCGGCGCGGGGATGGTGCGCTACCGCGGCTCGGACGTCGTAGCCCGCGCGGTGCTCGCGGCCCGCCCCGAGGTCGTCACCGCCCCCGGGCGCGTCCAGTCGTGGGTGGTCGGGCCCGGGGTCCCGCCCGCGGCCGACGACGCCGACGACGGGCAGACCGCCCGCGGCCGGGCCGGCCTCGCCGCCGCGCGCGGCGAGCTCGCCGGGCTGTCCCGCGGCCCGGTGCCCGCCGTCCTCGACGCCGGCGGGCTCGGCCTCGTCGAGGAGAGGTGCCCGCCCTGGTTCGTCCTCACCCCGCACGCCGGGGAGCTGCGGACCGTGCTGCGTCGTCACGGCGTCGACGTGCACCGGGCCGACGTCGAGGCGGAACCCCTGCGGTGGACCCGCCGCGCCCACGAGCTCACCGGCGCGACCGTCCTGCTCAAGGGCGCGGTCACCGTCGTCGTCGGCCCCGGCGTCGTCTACGCCCAGGCGGACGCCCCCGCCTGGCTCGGCACCGCCGGTGCCGGGGACGTCCTTGCCGGGATCCTCGGCGCGATGCTCGCCGGGCGGGCCGCCGCCGTCGTCGCCGACCCGGCGCTCGCCGCCGAGGTCGCGGCCGCCGCGGCGCTCGTGCACGGCCTCGCCGCTGAGCGGGCGACCCCCGGAGGACCGGTCACCGCGCTGGACGTCGCCGACGCCGTGCCCGGCACCGTCGCGGACCTGCTCACGCTCCGGGCCGCACCGTGA
- a CDS encoding glutathione peroxidase, with protein MDLYDIEFDRMDGTKASLAEHRDDVVMVVNVASRCGLTPQYETLEKLQQLYGERGFTVVGFPSNQFLQELSTDDKIAEFCSTTYGVSFPVVSKVKVNGRNAHPLYAELTKTPDASGHDGRIRWNFEKFLVLPGGEVRRYSPRTVPDAPEIIQAIEGHLPR; from the coding sequence ATGGACCTCTACGACATCGAGTTCGACCGCATGGACGGCACGAAGGCCAGCCTCGCGGAGCACCGCGACGACGTGGTGATGGTGGTCAACGTGGCCTCCCGCTGCGGCCTCACGCCGCAGTACGAGACGCTCGAGAAGCTGCAGCAGCTGTACGGCGAGCGCGGGTTCACCGTCGTCGGGTTCCCCTCGAACCAGTTCCTCCAGGAGCTGTCCACCGACGACAAGATCGCGGAGTTCTGCTCCACGACGTACGGCGTCAGCTTCCCGGTGGTGTCCAAGGTGAAGGTCAACGGCCGGAACGCGCACCCGCTGTACGCCGAGCTCACCAAGACCCCCGACGCGAGCGGCCACGACGGCCGCATCCGCTGGAACTTCGAGAAGTTCCTCGTCCTGCCCGGCGGCGAGGTGCGCCGCTACTCGCCGCGCACCGTCCCCGACGCCCCGGAGATCATCCAGGCGATCGAGGGGCACCTGCCGCGCTGA
- a CDS encoding SDR family NAD(P)-dependent oxidoreductase, producing MSRTVLVTGGSGGIGRAVVRSFVSAGDDVHLTGRHHASLDVAAAETGATGHACDVADPDDVVRLAAHVGPVDVLVATAGGNTDFDAPPGESLSDVARSWRANLDANLLSTVLVVTAVAPTMPSAGTIVTVGSIGAEYAGTSYGVAKAAVQAWTAGLSARVGPRGITANCVAPGYVADTGYFKGRLTDQRRESLIASTHDRRAGRPEDIAALVEFLASPGARHVTGQTLHVDGGAFTTR from the coding sequence ATGTCTCGCACCGTTCTCGTCACCGGCGGCTCCGGCGGCATCGGCCGCGCCGTCGTCCGCTCCTTCGTCTCCGCCGGGGACGACGTCCACCTCACCGGCCGGCACCACGCCTCGCTCGACGTCGCGGCTGCCGAGACCGGCGCCACCGGGCATGCCTGCGACGTCGCCGACCCGGACGACGTCGTGAGGCTCGCCGCCCACGTCGGACCGGTCGACGTCCTCGTGGCAACCGCCGGCGGCAACACCGACTTCGACGCCCCACCCGGCGAGTCCCTCTCCGACGTCGCCCGCTCCTGGCGCGCGAACCTCGACGCCAACCTGCTCAGCACCGTCCTCGTCGTGACCGCGGTCGCGCCGACCATGCCCTCCGCCGGCACGATCGTCACGGTCGGCTCCATCGGCGCGGAGTACGCGGGCACCTCGTACGGCGTCGCGAAGGCCGCCGTCCAGGCCTGGACGGCCGGCCTCTCCGCACGGGTCGGCCCGCGCGGCATCACCGCCAACTGCGTCGCGCCCGGCTACGTCGCGGACACGGGCTACTTCAAGGGCCGGCTGACCGACCAGCGCCGCGAGTCGCTGATCGCCTCCACGCACGACCGGCGGGCCGGACGCCCGGAGGACATCGCAGCGCTGGTCGAGTTCCTCGCCTCCCCCGGCGCCCGGCACGTCACCGGCCAGACGCTGCACGTCGACGGCGGTGCGTTCACGACACGCTGA
- the tsaE gene encoding tRNA (adenosine(37)-N6)-threonylcarbamoyltransferase complex ATPase subunit type 1 TsaE has protein sequence MSDAVTIDLPEADTTRALGAALAGVLRAGDLVILTGDLGAGKTTLTQGLGAALGIRGQVASPTFIVAREHPPLPREDGTRGPALVHVDAYRLGSLDELDALDLDSSLDESVTVVEWGRGLAEALTEDRLEIDLQRPRGGDVDTENPEAGTRHATLRAVGDRWAGVDLSALLPA, from the coding sequence GTGAGCGACGCCGTGACCATCGACCTGCCCGAGGCGGACACCACCCGTGCGCTCGGCGCGGCCCTCGCGGGCGTGCTGCGCGCCGGGGACCTCGTCATCCTCACCGGCGACCTCGGCGCCGGCAAGACCACCCTCACCCAGGGCCTCGGCGCCGCGCTCGGCATCCGCGGCCAGGTCGCGTCCCCGACGTTCATCGTCGCCCGCGAGCACCCGCCCCTGCCCCGCGAGGACGGCACCCGCGGCCCGGCGCTGGTCCACGTCGACGCGTACCGGCTCGGCAGCCTCGACGAGCTCGACGCGCTCGACCTCGACTCGTCCCTCGACGAGTCCGTCACCGTCGTCGAGTGGGGCCGGGGGCTTGCCGAGGCGCTCACCGAGGACCGCCTCGAGATCGACCTCCAGCGGCCCCGGGGCGGTGACGTCGACACGGAGAACCCCGAGGCGGGCACCCGACACGCGACGCTGCGCGCCGTCGGCGACCGCTGGGCCGGCGTCGACCTCTCCGCCCTGCTCCCGGCCTGA
- a CDS encoding GNAT family N-acetyltransferase, whose translation MRTATVADLAAVERVEQAAERSVQIESVRAAILDPGRTVVVAVVDGEVVGWAKTHLYPDADGPAPAGHYLGGVTVAPEHRRQGVGAALTEARLAWLAPRTAAVHYLVNAANTASIELHRRWGFREVARASSFHRVPFAGGVGLLMTADLRPGVSVS comes from the coding sequence GTGCGCACCGCGACCGTCGCGGACCTGGCCGCGGTCGAGCGGGTCGAGCAGGCCGCGGAACGCTCCGTGCAGATCGAGTCGGTGCGGGCGGCGATCCTCGACCCCGGGCGGACCGTGGTCGTCGCGGTCGTCGACGGCGAGGTCGTCGGCTGGGCCAAGACGCACCTCTACCCGGACGCCGACGGCCCCGCGCCCGCCGGGCACTACCTCGGCGGTGTGACGGTGGCCCCCGAGCACCGGCGGCAGGGGGTCGGGGCCGCGCTCACCGAGGCTCGGCTGGCCTGGCTCGCCCCGCGCACCGCCGCCGTCCACTACCTCGTCAACGCCGCGAACACGGCGTCGATCGAGCTGCACCGGCGGTGGGGCTTTCGCGAGGTGGCACGGGCGTCGTCGTTCCACCGGGTGCCGTTCGCCGGGGGTGTCGGGCTGCTCATGACGGCCGACCTGCGGCCGGGGGTCAGCGTGTCGTGA
- the alr gene encoding alanine racemase, which translates to MTIPPFAAGTTARAVVDLAAVTHNVRALRGHAPTAAVMAVVKADGYGHGMLPVARAALAGGASWLGVATAEEALALRAGLRDVDVPLLVWLLAPGAPFAALVAADVDVTVAAPWSVDEVAAGARAAGRPARVHVKVDTGLSRNGVAPAALPDVARRLADLEAAGTVQVVGLMSHLAAADEPGHPSVDRQATAFAAATDVLHEAGLRPSVRHLANSAATLTRPDLHLDLVRPGISVYGFSPGPLLGTPGDFGLRPAMTLQARLAQVKDVPAGEGVSYGHLYTTPRDTRVGLVPLGYGDGIPRHASGGTAGPGGPVAVGSGDAARVLRVVGRVCMDQMVLDLGPDAVEREGDVVTLFGASDGVADGATVPNAQDWADAAGTISYEIVTRLGARVPRVHVHEGDHE; encoded by the coding sequence GTGACCATCCCGCCCTTCGCCGCCGGCACCACGGCGCGCGCCGTCGTGGACCTCGCCGCCGTCACCCACAACGTGCGCGCCCTGCGGGGGCACGCGCCGACGGCGGCCGTCATGGCGGTGGTCAAGGCCGACGGGTACGGGCACGGCATGCTCCCCGTCGCGCGGGCGGCGCTCGCGGGCGGTGCGTCGTGGCTGGGTGTGGCGACGGCCGAGGAGGCGCTGGCGCTGCGCGCCGGGCTGCGCGACGTCGACGTGCCGCTGCTGGTCTGGCTGCTCGCTCCCGGTGCGCCGTTCGCCGCGCTGGTCGCCGCCGACGTCGATGTGACGGTCGCGGCGCCGTGGTCGGTGGACGAGGTCGCCGCGGGGGCGCGCGCCGCCGGACGTCCCGCCCGCGTGCACGTCAAGGTCGACACGGGGCTGTCCCGCAACGGTGTCGCTCCGGCAGCGCTGCCGGACGTGGCCCGCCGTCTGGCCGACCTGGAGGCCGCGGGCACGGTGCAGGTCGTCGGGCTGATGTCGCACCTCGCGGCGGCCGACGAGCCCGGCCACCCGTCGGTCGACCGGCAGGCGACGGCCTTCGCCGCCGCCACCGACGTCCTGCACGAGGCCGGGCTCCGGCCCTCGGTGCGGCATCTCGCGAACTCCGCCGCCACGCTCACCCGCCCCGACCTGCACCTCGACCTGGTGCGGCCCGGCATCTCCGTCTACGGGTTCTCCCCGGGGCCGCTGCTGGGCACGCCGGGCGACTTCGGGCTGCGGCCCGCGATGACGCTCCAGGCGCGGCTCGCCCAGGTCAAGGACGTCCCGGCGGGGGAGGGCGTGTCCTACGGCCACCTCTACACGACGCCGCGGGACACCCGCGTGGGGCTCGTGCCCCTCGGGTACGGCGACGGCATCCCGCGGCACGCGTCCGGCGGCACCGCCGGACCGGGCGGGCCCGTCGCCGTCGGCTCCGGTGACGCCGCCCGCGTGCTGCGCGTCGTCGGGCGGGTCTGCATGGACCAGATGGTGCTCGACCTCGGCCCGGACGCCGTCGAGCGCGAAGGTGACGTCGTCACGCTCTTCGGCGCGTCCGACGGCGTCGCGGACGGCGCCACCGTGCCGAACGCGCAGGACTGGGCCGACGCCGCCGGCACCATCAGCTACGAGATCGTCACCCGCCTGGGAGCCCGCGTGCCCCGGGTGCACGTCCACGAAGGAGACCACGAGTGA
- the rimI gene encoding ribosomal protein S18-alanine N-acetyltransferase, with the protein MTDDPLAVRLRPLESGDFDRVLELERELFGAGAWTYGMLTDELAGFGRWYVVAECGDVLRGFGNKLVVGYAGLWFDGDVAQVMTIGTARAYQHRGVGRQLLQALVDRSVTLRASALFLEVATDNAKAIALYEQFGFEQVGVRKRYYQPEDKDAYVMRRDLAAAARDRAGDAPAGDAGDGDAA; encoded by the coding sequence ATGACCGACGACCCGCTGGCCGTCCGCCTGCGCCCGCTGGAGTCCGGCGACTTCGACCGGGTGCTCGAGCTGGAGCGCGAGCTGTTCGGTGCCGGGGCGTGGACCTACGGGATGCTCACCGACGAGCTCGCCGGGTTCGGCCGCTGGTACGTCGTCGCCGAGTGCGGCGACGTGCTGCGCGGGTTCGGCAACAAGCTGGTGGTGGGGTACGCGGGGCTGTGGTTCGACGGCGACGTCGCGCAGGTGATGACGATCGGCACGGCGCGCGCCTACCAGCACCGCGGGGTCGGCCGGCAGCTCCTCCAGGCACTCGTCGACCGCTCGGTGACGCTGCGGGCGTCGGCCCTGTTCCTGGAGGTGGCGACCGACAACGCGAAGGCGATCGCGCTGTACGAGCAGTTCGGCTTCGAGCAGGTGGGGGTGCGCAAGCGCTACTACCAGCCGGAGGACAAGGACGCGTACGTGATGCGCCGCGACCTGGCGGCGGCTGCGCGCGACCGCGCCGGCGACGCGCCCGCGGGTGACGCCGGCGACGGGGACGCAGCGTGA
- a CDS encoding malonic semialdehyde reductase, with translation MTETLTTAPLAIADEVADHLFRTARTAQQFTDEPVTDAQLEAAWDLAKFGPTAMNSLPLRVLVVRTDEAKERLAAHMADGNADRVRTAPVSLVLAADPAFHQHMDTLFPAVPGVRENLDGAAEVREQMARKSALIQAGYLVVGLRAVGLAAGPMDGMDFAATDAEFFGETGWKSLLVVRVGHVEGEGTGYPRFPRLAYDQVARTV, from the coding sequence ATGACCGAGACCCTCACCACCGCCCCGCTGGCCATCGCCGACGAGGTCGCCGACCACCTCTTCCGCACGGCCCGCACCGCCCAGCAGTTCACGGACGAGCCCGTCACCGACGCCCAGCTCGAGGCCGCGTGGGACCTCGCCAAGTTCGGCCCCACCGCGATGAACTCGCTGCCGCTGCGCGTCCTCGTCGTCCGCACCGACGAGGCCAAGGAGCGCCTGGCCGCGCACATGGCCGACGGCAACGCCGACCGCGTCCGCACCGCCCCCGTCTCGCTCGTGCTCGCCGCCGACCCGGCCTTCCACCAGCACATGGACACCCTCTTCCCGGCCGTCCCCGGCGTCCGCGAGAACCTCGACGGTGCCGCCGAGGTGCGCGAGCAGATGGCCCGCAAGAGCGCCCTCATCCAGGCCGGCTACCTCGTCGTCGGCCTGCGCGCCGTCGGCCTCGCCGCCGGCCCCATGGACGGCATGGACTTCGCCGCCACCGACGCCGAGTTCTTCGGCGAGACCGGCTGGAAGTCGCTGCTCGTCGTGCGCGTCGGCCACGTCGAGGGCGAGGGCACCGGCTACCCGCGCTTCCCGCGCCTCGCCTACGACCAGGTCGCCCGGACCGTCTGA
- the tsaB gene encoding tRNA (adenosine(37)-N6)-threonylcarbamoyltransferase complex dimerization subunit type 1 TsaB produces MAVLALDTSAAVTVSLVDDDGGRLAARSADERRRHAESLAPLIEQVLADAGLTRTDVTAVVGGTGPAPFTGLRVGLVTARTLALALGVDVLGVPSVDVLAAQAVSDLGLAPGDEVLVATDARRKEVYWARYRVVAHEGPHGVPVVDRLRGPDVGRAADVAAEHLDPPAEAGARLAVVGEGATLYAEHLTADEDAPTVPDATVLARLALARRAAGEDLPTEPLYLRRPDVQVPGAAKRASEATA; encoded by the coding sequence GTGGCAGTTCTCGCACTCGACACCTCTGCAGCCGTGACGGTCTCCCTGGTCGACGACGACGGTGGGCGGCTCGCCGCCCGCAGCGCCGACGAGCGGCGCCGGCACGCCGAGTCCTTGGCCCCGCTGATCGAGCAGGTGCTGGCCGACGCCGGTCTGACCCGCACGGACGTGACGGCCGTGGTCGGCGGGACGGGTCCCGCCCCGTTCACCGGGCTGCGGGTGGGCCTGGTGACGGCGCGCACGCTCGCGCTCGCCCTCGGGGTGGACGTGCTGGGCGTGCCCAGCGTCGACGTGCTCGCCGCGCAGGCCGTCTCAGACCTCGGCCTGGCCCCGGGGGACGAGGTGCTGGTCGCCACGGACGCGCGGCGCAAGGAGGTCTACTGGGCCCGGTACCGCGTCGTCGCGCACGAGGGCCCGCACGGCGTGCCCGTCGTCGACCGGCTGCGCGGACCGGACGTCGGCAGGGCGGCGGACGTCGCGGCGGAGCACCTGGACCCTCCGGCGGAGGCCGGCGCACGGCTGGCCGTCGTCGGCGAGGGCGCCACGCTCTACGCGGAGCACCTGACCGCGGACGAGGACGCCCCCACGGTCCCCGACGCGACGGTGCTGGCCCGGCTGGCGCTGGCCCGGCGCGCCGCCGGGGAGGACCTCCCCACCGAGCCGCTCTACCTGCGCCGACCCGACGTGCAGGTGCCGGGCGCCGCGAAGCGGGCGAGCGAGGCGACGGCATGA
- a CDS encoding substrate-binding domain-containing protein — MSEFVVGTLLHFQGPGGIYGPSCQAVTELAVAELNAAGGILGRPVRAELLDAGQPRPALRGQLARALDTGRIHALTGWHTSAVRNAVVPLVQRRVPYVYPAAYEGAETRPGLYVTGEVPSAQLFPAIARLRAEAGTRRWFVVGDDYAWPRRTAQVLAAQLTSLGVQFVGARFLPEQGPSAAQLAHVLAEVEATAAQGVLVLMVGQNGVRFNRAFARRGLHERVLRLSTLMEENMLMGSGAAATTNLYSTGGWFRSLATGEALDLVGRYVAHHGNGAPAVGAAAEACYEGVFALRTIVERAGSPTVAATDRSVDGLTYDGPRGRMLFRGNHAQHRLYLARADGFDFDLVGEL; from the coding sequence ATGTCGGAATTCGTGGTCGGAACACTGTTGCACTTCCAGGGCCCCGGCGGGATCTACGGCCCCTCCTGCCAGGCCGTCACCGAGCTCGCGGTCGCCGAGCTCAACGCCGCCGGCGGCATCCTGGGTCGACCTGTGCGCGCCGAGCTCCTGGACGCGGGGCAGCCCCGGCCCGCGCTGCGCGGCCAGCTCGCCCGCGCGCTCGACACCGGCCGCATCCACGCCCTCACCGGGTGGCACACGTCCGCCGTGCGCAACGCCGTCGTGCCGCTCGTGCAGCGCCGCGTGCCCTACGTGTACCCGGCCGCGTACGAGGGGGCCGAGACCCGGCCCGGGCTCTACGTCACCGGGGAGGTGCCCTCGGCACAGCTCTTCCCGGCCATCGCCCGCCTCCGGGCCGAGGCCGGGACCCGGCGCTGGTTCGTCGTCGGCGACGACTACGCCTGGCCACGCCGGACCGCCCAGGTCCTCGCCGCCCAGCTCACGTCGCTCGGCGTGCAGTTCGTCGGCGCGCGCTTCCTGCCCGAGCAGGGGCCCAGCGCCGCCCAGCTCGCCCACGTCCTGGCGGAGGTCGAGGCCACCGCCGCGCAGGGCGTCCTCGTGCTGATGGTCGGGCAGAACGGGGTGCGGTTCAACCGTGCCTTCGCCCGCCGCGGACTGCACGAGCGCGTGCTGCGCCTGAGCACCCTCATGGAGGAGAACATGCTCATGGGCAGCGGCGCCGCGGCCACGACCAACCTGTACTCCACGGGCGGCTGGTTCCGCAGCCTCGCCACCGGCGAGGCCCTCGACCTCGTCGGCCGGTACGTCGCGCACCACGGGAACGGCGCACCCGCCGTCGGCGCGGCCGCCGAGGCCTGCTACGAAGGGGTCTTCGCGCTGCGCACCATCGTCGAGCGCGCCGGCAGCCCCACCGTCGCCGCGACCGACCGCAGCGTCGACGGGCTCACCTACGACGGACCGCGCGGACGCATGCTGTTCCGCGGCAACCACGCCCAGCACCGCCTCTACCTCGCCCGGGCGGACGGCTTCGACTTCGACCTGGTCGGCGAGCTCTGA
- a CDS encoding sulfurtransferase: MTADARSAVLVDAATLAADLQLGGLEDPAGGAPLLLDVRWELGRTDGRERYEAGHLPGAVFVDLESELAATASAAEGRHPLPSASEFQEAARRWGVSDDSRVVVYDAVGGTSAARAWWLLRWFGHPQVHLLDGGLAAWVRAGYPLEHGSTQRAPGHLHVHPGRMPVLDADDAADLADDGVLLDARAAERYRGEVEPVDPQAGHVPGAVSAPTVGNLADDGTFLPTDELERRFAALGATGDLPVGVYCGSGVTAAHQVAALECVGVRAALYPGSWSQWSNDPSRPVATG; the protein is encoded by the coding sequence GTGACGGCCGACGCCCGGTCCGCCGTCCTGGTCGACGCCGCGACGCTCGCGGCGGACCTGCAGCTCGGCGGCCTGGAGGACCCGGCGGGCGGCGCGCCCCTGCTGCTCGACGTGCGCTGGGAGCTGGGCCGCACCGACGGACGTGAGCGCTACGAGGCGGGGCACCTGCCGGGGGCGGTGTTCGTCGACCTGGAGTCGGAGCTCGCCGCGACGGCGTCGGCGGCCGAGGGACGGCACCCGTTGCCGTCGGCGTCGGAGTTCCAGGAGGCCGCCCGTCGCTGGGGCGTCTCGGACGACTCCCGCGTCGTGGTGTACGACGCCGTCGGCGGGACGTCGGCGGCGCGCGCCTGGTGGCTGCTGCGCTGGTTCGGGCACCCGCAGGTGCACCTGCTCGACGGCGGCCTGGCGGCCTGGGTGCGGGCGGGGTACCCGCTGGAGCACGGGAGCACGCAGCGCGCCCCGGGGCACCTCCACGTGCACCCCGGCCGCATGCCCGTGCTGGACGCGGACGACGCCGCGGACCTCGCCGACGACGGCGTGCTGCTCGACGCGCGGGCCGCGGAGCGGTACCGCGGGGAGGTGGAGCCCGTGGACCCGCAGGCGGGTCACGTGCCGGGCGCGGTGTCCGCGCCGACGGTCGGCAACCTCGCCGACGACGGCACGTTCCTGCCCACCGACGAGCTGGAGCGCCGGTTCGCGGCGCTCGGCGCCACCGGTGATCTGCCGGTGGGCGTGTACTGCGGCTCGGGCGTCACCGCCGCGCACCAGGTCGCCGCGCTCGAGTGCGTCGGCGTCCGTGCGGCCCTCTACCCGGGCTCCTGGTCCCAGTGGTCGAACGACCCGAGCCGCCCCGTGGCGACGGGCTGA
- a CDS encoding MarR family winged helix-turn-helix transcriptional regulator — MNQDHTGGTGGTGGTRPTPAQISAAWQRELPGVPTASIGVITPLRRVAKLLDDDRRRTLTRLGTDAATLDLLSTLRRAGDPWTLTTRELAAQCLVSAGAISQRVARAEDDGLVSRGASDAGPRAVAVRLTPAGRARVDRVVRELLAHEEALVAGLPADVLAGLTAGLDAVGCRLARTDPATSTGSGAAVVPRVSAAGAPRSPG, encoded by the coding sequence ATGAACCAGGACCACACCGGCGGCACGGGCGGCACGGGCGGCACGCGGCCAACGCCCGCCCAGATCTCCGCCGCCTGGCAGCGCGAGCTGCCCGGGGTGCCGACGGCGAGCATCGGCGTCATCACCCCGCTGCGCCGCGTCGCCAAGCTCCTCGACGACGACCGCCGCCGCACGCTGACCCGGCTCGGCACGGACGCGGCCACGCTCGACCTGCTCAGCACGTTGCGGCGTGCCGGGGACCCGTGGACGCTCACCACCCGTGAGCTCGCCGCGCAGTGCCTCGTCTCGGCGGGAGCGATCAGCCAGCGCGTGGCGCGGGCGGAGGACGACGGCCTGGTGAGCCGCGGGGCGTCCGACGCCGGTCCCCGTGCCGTGGCCGTGCGGCTCACCCCTGCCGGGCGGGCACGGGTCGACCGGGTGGTGCGGGAGCTGCTCGCACACGAGGAAGCCCTGGTCGCCGGGCTGCCCGCCGACGTCCTCGCCGGGCTGACCGCCGGGCTGGACGCCGTCGGGTGTCGCCTGGCACGGACGGACCCGGCCACGTCGACCGGGTCCGGCGCTGCGGTGGTACCCCGCGTCAGCGCGGCAGGTGCCCCTCGATCGCCTGGATGA
- a CDS encoding pseudouridine synthase has protein sequence MPLPSSSPPSGRRGPAVHVPPLPVRDGLNPTRLVLPHDDATVAAHPTALGWLLARFPDDAPRLHEKVAAGEVVTGDGTPVTAATPYAPRGFLYLYRDPPDAEPTVPALADVTVLHRDDDLLVVDKPHLVATMPRGRWVTQTLLVHLRRTLDLPDLVPAHRLDRPTAGVLVLTVRPQVRGAYQTLFQERRAAKVYEAVAPLPAPGDDAFPRLVRSRIVKERGVVRAQEVPGEPNAESRVDLVARDEARGLGLYRLEPRTGKTHQLRLHLASLGLPILGDPFWPVLLDDDDGAAGPDGVPLQLLARSLTFDDPLTGRPRTFTSQRRLAAWPADRVRESQP, from the coding sequence GTGCCCCTCCCGTCGTCGTCCCCGCCGTCGGGCCGTCGTGGCCCGGCCGTGCACGTCCCACCCCTGCCGGTGCGTGACGGGCTCAACCCGACCCGCCTGGTGCTCCCGCACGACGACGCGACCGTCGCCGCGCACCCCACGGCGCTCGGCTGGCTGCTGGCCCGGTTCCCCGACGACGCACCCCGCCTGCACGAGAAGGTCGCCGCCGGCGAGGTGGTCACCGGCGACGGCACGCCCGTCACCGCGGCGACGCCGTACGCGCCGCGCGGCTTCCTCTACCTGTACCGCGACCCGCCCGACGCCGAACCGACGGTCCCGGCGCTCGCGGACGTCACCGTGCTGCACCGCGACGACGACCTGCTGGTCGTGGACAAGCCGCACCTGGTCGCCACCATGCCGCGCGGCCGCTGGGTGACGCAGACCCTGCTCGTCCACCTGCGTCGCACCCTCGACCTGCCGGACCTCGTCCCCGCCCACCGTCTCGACCGCCCCACCGCCGGGGTGCTCGTCCTCACGGTGCGACCGCAGGTGCGCGGCGCCTACCAGACGCTGTTCCAGGAGCGCCGGGCGGCCAAGGTGTACGAGGCCGTCGCGCCCCTGCCCGCGCCCGGCGACGACGCGTTCCCGCGCTTGGTGCGGTCCCGCATCGTCAAGGAGCGCGGCGTCGTCCGCGCCCAGGAGGTGCCCGGCGAGCCCAACGCCGAGTCGCGCGTCGACCTCGTCGCCCGCGACGAGGCGCGCGGCCTCGGCCTGTACCGGCTCGAGCCCCGCACCGGCAAGACCCACCAGCTCCGTCTGCACCTCGCGTCGCTCGGCCTGCCGATCCTCGGCGACCCGTTCTGGCCCGTCCTGCTCGACGACGACGACGGCGCGGCCGGGCCGGACGGCGTGCCCTTGCAGCTCCTGGCCCGCTCGCTGACGTTCGACGACCCGCTCACCGGCCGTCCCCGCACGTTCACGTCGCAGCGGCGACTCGCGGCCTGGCCGGCGGACAGGGTGAGAGAATCGCAGCCGTGA